In a genomic window of Pirellulales bacterium:
- the gcvH gene encoding glycine cleavage system protein GcvH, with translation MKPEQLLYAKTHEWVQIEPESPGAKVATVGVSAFAVESLTDLVFMQLPEVGRRVKVGEAFGEIESVKAVSDLYSPVSGEVVAVNKELPNKLETLSTDPYGAGWIAKIRVDDESSLAGLMDYSAYQKQCAEEQHG, from the coding sequence GTGAAGCCAGAACAACTGCTCTACGCCAAGACGCACGAATGGGTCCAGATCGAGCCGGAATCGCCGGGCGCTAAAGTCGCCACGGTCGGCGTCTCGGCGTTCGCCGTCGAATCGCTGACCGATCTGGTGTTCATGCAGCTTCCCGAGGTCGGCCGCCGCGTGAAGGTGGGAGAAGCTTTCGGCGAGATCGAGTCGGTCAAAGCGGTGAGCGATCTGTATAGCCCGGTGAGCGGCGAAGTCGTCGCGGTGAACAAGGAACTGCCGAACAAGTTGGAAACCTTGTCCACCGATCCCTACGGCGCCGGCTGGATCGCCAAGATTCGCGTCGACGATGAATCGTCGCTGGCCGGGTTGATGGACTACTCGGCCTATCAAAAACAATGCGCCGAAGAGCAACACGGCTGA
- the gcvT gene encoding glycine cleavage system aminomethyltransferase GcvT: protein MSVALANPPLAKTPLYDWHAAHGGKLVDFAGWSMPVHFGSIVAEHQATRTTAGLFDVSHMGRLNFAGPGCGRFLEGLLTRRVSDMAVGQIRYSLVTNDTGGILDDVLIYRLADAADSSPRHLLVVNASNRTKILNWVRFRLAGRSVLLNDVTLETAMIAVQGPTALRLMQPLLAADLAALTYYYGIETDVAGSPAIVSRTGYTGEDGFELTVPAPAAVVIWEKLLAAGHDQGVMAAGLGARDTLRLEAAMPLYGHELSEEINPLEAGLGFAVNLENRMFPGRDALAKLKQSPLARVRIGLELSGKRVPREHYPILRGPEAGSRTQIGEVTSGTFSPTLNRPIAMGYVRPDAADPGAELFVDIRGQSEPARVVKLPFYRRSS from the coding sequence ATGTCCGTCGCGCTTGCAAATCCGCCGTTGGCCAAGACGCCGCTCTACGATTGGCACGCGGCGCACGGCGGGAAGCTGGTCGATTTCGCCGGTTGGTCGATGCCGGTGCATTTCGGCTCGATCGTGGCCGAGCACCAGGCAACGCGGACCACGGCGGGGCTATTCGACGTGTCGCACATGGGGCGGCTCAACTTCGCCGGCCCAGGTTGCGGCAGGTTTCTAGAGGGTTTACTCACGCGCCGAGTCTCCGATATGGCGGTTGGACAGATTCGCTATTCGTTGGTGACCAACGATACCGGCGGGATTCTCGACGACGTGTTGATCTACCGTCTCGCCGACGCAGCCGATAGCTCGCCGCGGCACTTGCTCGTCGTCAATGCCAGCAATCGCACCAAGATTCTCAACTGGGTCCGGTTCCGGCTGGCTGGCCGCAGCGTGCTGCTCAACGACGTGACCCTCGAGACGGCGATGATCGCCGTCCAAGGTCCGACGGCGCTGCGACTCATGCAGCCCCTGTTGGCCGCTGATCTCGCTGCATTGACGTATTACTACGGTATCGAGACGGATGTAGCAGGTTCGCCCGCCATCGTCAGCCGCACCGGCTACACGGGCGAGGATGGCTTCGAGCTGACGGTGCCGGCGCCCGCCGCCGTCGTCATTTGGGAGAAGCTGCTCGCCGCGGGCCACGATCAAGGCGTCATGGCCGCCGGGCTCGGGGCGCGAGATACATTGCGCCTCGAAGCCGCCATGCCGCTCTATGGCCACGAATTGTCCGAAGAGATCAATCCGCTGGAAGCCGGCCTCGGTTTCGCCGTCAACTTGGAGAATCGAATGTTTCCCGGTCGCGATGCGCTGGCCAAGCTCAAGCAATCGCCGCTAGCACGAGTTCGCATCGGCCTCGAATTGTCGGGCAAGCGCGTTCCGCGCGAGCATTACCCAATTCTGCGCGGCCCGGAAGCCGGCTCGCGAACCCAGATCGGTGAAGTGACCAGCGGAACCTTTTCACCCACGCTCAATCGGCCCATCGCGATGGGCTACGTCCGCCCCGATGCGGCCGATCCGGGCGCCGAATTGTTCGTCGACATTCGCGGGCAATCCGAGCCGGCGCGCGTCGTGAAATTGCCGTTTTATCGCCGTTCTTCGTAA
- the rnr gene encoding ribonuclease R, protein MTNVDLESKILDHVGQPNYQPVKPRVIAKKLGVGDDREREFKRVLKRLVKSGQLVYGASHLVFPTAGRVSKAVDGKAASGNDAGDAAKSAESATKSAGGAAKSARSPAPRGVVASQITGLFRRAQAGFGFVRPTDSAPQADRKLDVFIPADRTLDAASGDTVLVKLQKHRDVRRPNPVGEIVEVLERETHQFVGTYFESAGNAYAQVDGTLFVRPILLGDPGAKNAQPDDKVVFEMVRFPTHYRDGEGVIIEVLGARGDPGVDTLSIIREYNLPDQFADDALEDARKQAERFDETIAGQRVDLTRETVITIDPVDARDFDDAISLERIENGHWRLGVHIADVSHFVRGKSPLDREALHRGTSVYLPDRVVPMLPEIISNNLASLQPHKVRYTKTAFIEFTPEGARVAVDVHTAAIKSRRRFTYEEVDHYLADREDWRGKLTPDVHDLLGRMHELAMILRARRFGRGALELAMKEIKVDLDKDGRVSGAHVVQNTESHQIIEEFMLAANEAVAEVLHEAGFLFLRRVHSDPDPRKLEALDKFVADLGFHTESLVSRFALQKLLSLVAGRPEQHAVNYAVLRSLQRAVYSPVEEGHYALASDCYCHFTSPIRRYPDLTIHRLIDHYLHRKKPVNDMADLARLGEHCSDREQRAEAAERELTKLKLLVYMSQRIGEEMDAVVTGVEDFGLFVQGINLPAEGLIRVSSLADDFYSFDRAAHTLTGRRSGNAFRLGDPVRVSVARVDTDRRELDFQLVQHGRRAGKKMERPTYGQFKRPNRGPPKRGKKRR, encoded by the coding sequence ATGACGAATGTTGATCTCGAATCGAAAATCCTCGACCATGTCGGGCAGCCGAATTACCAGCCGGTCAAACCGCGGGTGATCGCCAAGAAGCTCGGCGTTGGCGACGATCGCGAGCGGGAATTCAAAAGGGTGCTCAAGCGGCTCGTGAAGTCGGGCCAGTTGGTCTACGGCGCAAGCCATCTTGTTTTCCCCACGGCCGGCAGGGTCAGCAAAGCTGTTGACGGCAAGGCGGCGAGCGGCAATGATGCCGGCGACGCCGCGAAATCGGCTGAGTCGGCGACGAAATCGGCCGGCGGCGCGGCGAAATCCGCGCGGTCTCCCGCGCCGCGTGGCGTCGTGGCCAGCCAGATCACGGGACTCTTTCGCCGCGCGCAGGCTGGCTTTGGTTTCGTGCGGCCCACCGATTCTGCCCCGCAAGCCGATCGCAAGTTGGACGTGTTTATCCCCGCCGATCGGACGCTCGATGCGGCCAGCGGCGATACGGTGCTGGTCAAACTTCAGAAGCATCGCGACGTGCGCCGCCCGAATCCGGTCGGCGAGATCGTCGAAGTGCTCGAACGGGAAACGCACCAATTCGTGGGCACATACTTCGAGTCGGCGGGCAATGCCTATGCCCAGGTCGACGGCACACTCTTCGTCCGCCCGATCCTGCTCGGCGATCCGGGGGCGAAAAACGCCCAGCCCGACGACAAAGTCGTCTTCGAGATGGTGCGCTTTCCGACGCACTATCGCGACGGCGAAGGGGTGATCATCGAAGTGCTCGGCGCCCGTGGCGATCCGGGGGTCGATACGCTTTCGATCATCCGCGAATACAACCTGCCCGATCAATTTGCCGACGATGCGCTCGAAGACGCCCGCAAGCAGGCCGAGCGGTTCGATGAAACGATCGCGGGGCAGCGCGTCGATCTCACTCGCGAGACGGTGATCACGATCGATCCGGTCGATGCCCGCGACTTCGACGACGCGATTTCTCTCGAGCGGATCGAAAACGGCCACTGGCGTCTCGGGGTGCATATCGCCGACGTCTCGCATTTCGTGCGTGGCAAGAGTCCGCTCGATCGCGAGGCCCTACACCGCGGCACGAGTGTTTATTTGCCCGACCGCGTCGTGCCGATGCTCCCCGAGATCATCTCGAACAATCTGGCGAGCCTCCAGCCGCATAAAGTGCGATACACGAAGACGGCCTTCATCGAGTTCACGCCAGAAGGGGCGCGGGTGGCGGTCGATGTCCATACCGCGGCGATCAAGAGCAGGCGGCGGTTCACCTATGAAGAAGTCGATCACTACTTGGCCGATCGCGAGGACTGGCGCGGCAAGCTCACTCCCGACGTGCACGATCTGCTCGGCCGGATGCACGAATTGGCGATGATCCTGCGTGCCCGGCGGTTCGGCCGCGGGGCACTCGAATTGGCGATGAAGGAGATCAAGGTCGATCTGGACAAGGATGGCCGCGTGTCGGGCGCTCACGTCGTACAAAACACCGAGAGCCATCAGATCATCGAGGAATTCATGCTCGCGGCCAATGAGGCGGTCGCCGAGGTATTGCACGAAGCGGGCTTTCTCTTTCTGCGTCGCGTGCATTCCGATCCCGATCCGCGAAAGCTCGAAGCGCTCGACAAGTTCGTCGCCGATTTGGGCTTTCACACGGAGAGCCTCGTGAGCCGCTTCGCGTTGCAAAAGCTGCTGAGCTTGGTCGCCGGCCGCCCCGAGCAACATGCCGTGAACTACGCCGTGCTGCGCAGCCTGCAACGGGCCGTCTACAGCCCGGTCGAGGAAGGGCACTACGCATTGGCGAGCGATTGCTATTGCCATTTCACCTCGCCGATCCGCCGCTATCCCGACCTGACGATCCATCGCCTGATCGACCATTACCTGCACCGCAAGAAGCCAGTGAACGACATGGCGGACTTGGCCCGCTTGGGCGAGCATTGTTCGGATCGCGAGCAACGGGCCGAAGCGGCCGAGCGCGAGCTGACGAAGCTCAAGCTGCTCGTCTACATGAGCCAGCGGATCGGCGAGGAAATGGACGCGGTCGTGACGGGGGTCGAGGATTTCGGACTGTTCGTGCAAGGAATCAATCTGCCGGCGGAAGGTCTGATCCGCGTCTCGTCCCTGGCCGATGATTTCTACAGCTTCGACCGCGCCGCGCACACGCTCACGGGCCGCCGCTCGGGCAATGCCTTCCGGCTGGGTGACCCGGTCCGCGTGAGCGTCGCCCGCGTGGACACCGACCGCCGCGAACTCGATTTCCAACTCGTCCAGCACGGCCGCCGCGCTGGCAAGAAAATGGAACGGCCAACCTACGGCCAATTCAAACGCCCCAACCGCGGCCCGCCGAAACGCGGGAAGAAGCGGCGGTAG
- the gcvPB gene encoding aminomethyl-transferring glycine dehydrogenase subunit GcvPB: protein MRNTRATQLLFELSKPGRRAMRIPPSDVPEAPLDELLPASFRAAAPPPLPELAEPDLVRHFANLSTQNMSVDTHFYPLGSCTMKYNPKRNEQAASLPGIADLHPYQPEVTLQGMLQLLYEMQQILVEISGLDAASLQPAAGAQGELAALMVAAAYFRDRRERRTKVLAPDSAHGTNPASAAMAGFDAVTVKSNPQGLVDLDDLRAKLDDQVAVFMITNPNTLGLFERQVRQIADEVHARGGLIYLDGANMNAILGITRPGDFGADMMHFNPHKTFSGPHGGGGPGAGPIAVRGKLEPYLPSPVVERNGAGYKLVYDRPKSIGQVRSFFGNVGVLVRAYCYIRTYGPAGLKSVAENAVLNANYLLSRVKHILPVPQGDRCLHEFVATAAKLKSDRGVSAMDLAKRLLDYGFHAPTVYFPLTLRESMMIEPTETESKETLDAFAETLFRITEESPELLHEAPHTTTISRPDEVLAARQPVLRWSREK from the coding sequence ATGCGTAACACCCGAGCAACCCAATTGCTGTTCGAATTGTCGAAGCCCGGCCGTCGGGCGATGCGGATTCCGCCGAGCGACGTGCCCGAGGCGCCGCTGGACGAATTGCTGCCGGCCTCGTTTCGCGCCGCCGCGCCGCCGCCGCTGCCGGAACTGGCCGAGCCCGATCTCGTGCGGCACTTCGCGAATCTCTCGACGCAGAACATGTCGGTCGATACACATTTCTATCCGCTCGGCTCCTGCACGATGAAATACAACCCGAAGCGGAACGAGCAGGCCGCCTCGCTCCCCGGCATCGCGGATCTGCACCCCTATCAACCGGAAGTGACGCTGCAAGGAATGCTTCAGCTCTTGTATGAGATGCAGCAGATTCTCGTCGAGATTTCCGGCTTGGACGCCGCATCGCTTCAGCCCGCCGCCGGGGCGCAGGGAGAATTGGCGGCCCTGATGGTCGCCGCGGCCTATTTCCGCGATCGTCGTGAGCGGCGCACAAAGGTGCTCGCGCCCGATAGTGCGCACGGCACGAATCCGGCCAGTGCCGCGATGGCCGGATTCGACGCGGTCACGGTGAAGAGCAATCCGCAGGGGCTAGTCGATCTCGACGATCTGCGCGCGAAGCTCGACGACCAGGTGGCCGTGTTCATGATCACCAATCCGAACACGCTGGGTCTGTTCGAGCGGCAGGTGCGGCAGATCGCGGACGAGGTGCATGCCCGCGGCGGCTTGATCTATCTCGACGGGGCGAATATGAACGCGATTCTCGGGATCACGCGCCCCGGTGATTTCGGCGCCGACATGATGCACTTCAACCCGCACAAAACGTTCAGCGGCCCGCACGGCGGCGGCGGACCGGGAGCCGGACCGATCGCAGTCCGCGGCAAGCTCGAGCCCTATCTTCCCTCGCCCGTCGTCGAACGCAACGGCGCGGGCTACAAGCTCGTTTACGATCGGCCGAAATCAATCGGCCAAGTGCGGAGCTTTTTTGGCAATGTCGGCGTGCTGGTTCGGGCGTATTGCTACATCCGCACCTACGGCCCGGCCGGATTGAAGAGCGTTGCCGAGAACGCGGTGCTCAACGCGAATTATCTGTTGAGCCGCGTGAAGCACATTCTACCGGTGCCGCAAGGAGATCGCTGCCTGCACGAATTCGTCGCGACGGCCGCGAAACTTAAATCGGACCGCGGTGTCTCGGCGATGGATTTGGCGAAGCGGTTATTGGACTATGGTTTTCATGCCCCGACGGTGTACTTTCCGCTCACCTTGCGCGAGTCGATGATGATCGAGCCGACCGAGACGGAAAGTAAGGAAACGCTCGACGCCTTCGCCGAAACGTTGTTCCGCATCACCGAGGAATCTCCCGAGCTATTGCACGAAGCGCCACACACCACGACGATCAGCCGGCCGGACGAAGTGCTGGCGGCGCGGCAGCCGGTGCTCCGCTGGAGCCGGGAAAAGTGA
- a CDS encoding HD domain-containing protein codes for MQRRFVNQLGHQETVDQVFLASQKQLRPNRNGNLYLQVELSDRSGSLSARMWNAGDADYRGFEDGDFVRVEGSTQVYQGGLQMIATSICKARTEEIEFADFMHLSPAEIDRLAARLAELLRGMRDPHLRNLAECFLADEEFMRRFARAPAGIKNHHAYLGGLVEHVVNLMEIAARIVDRYPAIDRDLLLFGAFLHDIGKIEELSSERGFVYTDAGQMLGHVVLAVTILDAKLAEAEKLSGEAIPAETALRLKHMIISHHGAYEFGAPKLPMTLEAVALHYLDNLDAKIHHFQQLIRDDANCDSSWTQFHPGLSRKLFKGAASE; via the coding sequence ATGCAGCGTCGTTTTGTCAATCAATTGGGGCATCAAGAAACGGTCGACCAGGTGTTTCTAGCTTCGCAGAAACAGCTTCGGCCTAACCGCAACGGCAATCTGTACTTGCAGGTCGAATTGTCGGACCGGAGCGGTTCGCTTTCCGCCCGGATGTGGAACGCCGGCGACGCCGATTATCGCGGTTTCGAGGATGGCGATTTCGTCCGCGTCGAGGGATCGACGCAGGTCTATCAAGGCGGCCTGCAAATGATCGCCACCAGCATTTGCAAGGCCCGGACCGAGGAAATCGAGTTCGCCGATTTCATGCACCTTTCGCCGGCCGAGATCGATCGGCTGGCGGCGCGGCTGGCCGAATTGCTCCGCGGCATGCGCGATCCGCATCTGCGAAACCTGGCCGAGTGTTTTCTGGCCGACGAAGAGTTCATGCGCCGCTTCGCGCGCGCTCCGGCGGGGATCAAGAACCATCATGCCTATCTGGGCGGGCTGGTCGAGCACGTCGTCAACCTGATGGAGATCGCCGCGCGGATCGTCGATCGCTATCCGGCCATCGACCGCGATCTGCTGCTGTTCGGCGCGTTCCTGCACGACATCGGCAAGATCGAGGAGCTGAGCAGCGAGCGCGGATTCGTATACACCGACGCCGGGCAGATGCTTGGGCACGTCGTACTCGCGGTAACGATCCTCGACGCCAAGCTGGCCGAGGCGGAAAAGCTTTCGGGCGAAGCGATCCCGGCCGAAACGGCGCTCCGGCTGAAGCACATGATCATCAGCCATCACGGAGCGTATGAATTCGGCGCCCCCAAGCTGCCGATGACGCTCGAAGCGGTGGCCCTGCATTATCTCGACAACCTCGACGCCAAGATCCACCACTTCCAACAACTCATCCGCGACGACGCCAATTGCGACAGCTCGTGGACCCAGTTCCACCCCGGCCTGAGCCGCAAGCTGTTCAAGGGCGCGGCGAGCGAATGA
- the gcvPA gene encoding aminomethyl-transferring glycine dehydrogenase subunit GcvPA encodes MGYILNTADDQRAMLEAIGVASLEELFAQIPPELRLKRELNIAPALSEIELAAHMGEMATKNVAAGQKVCFLGGGSYDHFVPAVVDYVASRGEFYTSYTPYQPEASQGNLQAFFEYQTLIAQLTGMDVSNASLYDGGSAAAEAVLMSISVTRRHGRVVVARSVHPEYRQVIATYLANLDVEVVAVGTPEGTVSPEDLARAITDNTACVVIQQPNFFGCVEDMDSLAKAAHERGALLVVAVDPLSLGLLKRPGDCGADIVVAEGQSLGTAMQFGGPYLGIMACREQFVRRMPGRIAGQTVDRRGKRCWVLTLQTREQHIRREKATSNVCTNQGLFALRATVYLAALGPHGIRELAESCLRKAHYALSQLTRGDRFSAAFDRPTFKEFVVRDSADAIDEFLADALDAGFFAGVPLGRWYPELSDCLLVCVTEKRTRQEIDAFTAFAASHQPRRSMLHA; translated from the coding sequence ATGGGCTACATCCTCAATACGGCTGACGATCAACGAGCAATGCTCGAAGCGATTGGCGTCGCGTCGCTCGAGGAGTTGTTCGCGCAAATCCCGCCCGAGCTGCGATTGAAGCGCGAGTTGAACATCGCGCCCGCGCTATCGGAGATCGAGTTGGCTGCCCACATGGGCGAGATGGCGACCAAGAACGTCGCGGCGGGGCAAAAGGTCTGCTTTCTCGGTGGCGGCAGCTACGATCACTTCGTTCCCGCGGTCGTCGATTACGTCGCCTCGCGCGGTGAGTTCTATACTTCGTACACGCCCTATCAGCCCGAGGCAAGCCAGGGCAACCTGCAAGCCTTCTTCGAATACCAAACGCTCATCGCGCAGCTCACGGGCATGGACGTCTCGAATGCCAGTCTCTACGACGGCGGTAGCGCGGCGGCCGAGGCTGTGCTGATGAGCATTTCAGTCACGCGGCGGCACGGGCGAGTGGTCGTCGCCCGCAGCGTGCATCCCGAATATCGGCAGGTGATCGCTACATATCTGGCGAATCTCGACGTGGAAGTGGTCGCCGTGGGCACGCCGGAAGGAACGGTCTCGCCCGAGGATTTGGCCCGAGCAATCACCGACAACACGGCCTGCGTGGTGATCCAGCAGCCGAACTTTTTCGGCTGCGTCGAGGATATGGACTCGCTGGCCAAGGCAGCGCACGAGCGTGGGGCGCTGCTAGTGGTTGCGGTCGATCCGCTCAGCCTCGGCCTGCTGAAGCGGCCGGGAGATTGCGGAGCCGACATTGTTGTCGCGGAAGGGCAATCTCTTGGAACGGCGATGCAGTTCGGCGGGCCGTATCTGGGGATCATGGCTTGCCGCGAGCAATTCGTTCGCCGGATGCCGGGGCGAATCGCCGGGCAGACGGTCGATCGCCGCGGAAAACGCTGCTGGGTGCTGACGCTGCAAACCCGTGAGCAGCACATCCGCCGCGAAAAGGCCACGAGCAACGTCTGCACCAATCAGGGGTTGTTCGCGCTGCGCGCGACGGTGTATCTGGCGGCGCTCGGTCCACACGGCATCCGCGAGCTGGCCGAGTCGTGCCTGCGAAAGGCGCATTATGCCCTGTCGCAACTCACGCGCGGCGATCGGTTCTCCGCGGCGTTCGATAGGCCGACGTTCAAGGAGTTCGTCGTCCGCGACTCGGCCGACGCGATCGATGAGTTTTTGGCCGACGCGCTCGACGCCGGCTTCTTCGCGGGCGTGCCGCTCGGTCGGTGGTATCCGGAACTATCCGATTGTCTCTTGGTCTGTGTCACCGAGAAACGCACTCGGCAAGAAATCGACGCCTTCACCGCTTTCGCCGCGAGTCATCAGCCTCGAAGATCGATGCTTCATGCGTAA